The following is a genomic window from Candidatus Hydrogenedentota bacterium.
AGAGTGCCGGAGGCAGGGCGACAGGCGCGGTCCACGCGTCCCATGGCATCGGCGGGGGCGCGGCCACGGCGCCCGGCGCCCGCAACGGAACCGGATACGGAAGGCACACCACCGCGCTCATCCCCGTGAGCACCTGGGGCGCGGCGCTGATCAGGCTCAGGAGGGAGGTGAAGGCCGCGGGGGGCAGAAGACCGTCGTCCAGAATCCACATGCCGGTGGTCTGGTAGGCCCGAAGCGCCGGCGTGGGGGCCTTGATCCAGTCCCCCACCTTCTCCGGACCGGCCAGCAGCCCAAGGGTCACCGCGGCCTGCATGGCCGAAGCGTCGGCAAAACGCTCCGCGGGCGCCGGAGCCGGCAAGACAGTTCCGTCCGCGCCGGCCGGTGGCGGTACCGCAGGCGGGGGCGCCGGCGGCGCGCACAGGTTGAGCGGCTTCGCCTTCAGCAGGGGCTCCATGCCCGCGCGCACTTCGGCGGCCACGGGCGCCGAGGAAACCATCACCCCCTCCATCCAGACGAGGGCCGCGTCAAACTCGGCCGCGTCCGGGGGCGTCCGCTCCAGGGCTCCGGACAGAACGACCGCAAAGAAACGGCCCGCGATGCGCGCCAAACCGGACTGCTCGGGACGCGGCTCGGAAAGGAGCCGCCACCACTGCGCCCCAAGGGCGGGGGTGTACGGCGTGGCGGCGAGATGCTCCCCGAACAGTGCCCGCCAGGCGTCCCCGCCCAAGTCCGGAAGCCCGGCCTGCTCCAGCCACAGCGCGTCGTCCGCCGAAGACGCCGCGCCGGAGGCCATGCGCCCAAGACTGGAAAGCAGGGCGCCCTTCCGGGCCTCGGGGAGGCCCTCCGCCCCCGCGGCGGCCGTTCCGGCCAACATCACCGCCAAGGCCGGCAGAAACAGTCTGGTGAGTGGGCGAGAATGCGGCATGGGGGCCTTTCCGGTTTGCGTCCCGCGCTTTTTCCCGGAACGCGGGATGTGCTATTGTAAGAGTGCGCGGGAAGGGATTCCAACCCGCAGCCCTTTCCGCAACGCACACCATTCAGGAAGCACACCATGACCAACCCTAGCCCCGCCGAAACCCTTGAAGGCACCCTGGAAAAAATGCGCGCCCGGCTGAACCGCGTGATCCCCGATTTCGAGATTCAGGCCAAGGCCGGGATCGCACACAAGATCAACCTCCTCAAGCGGGAGAAGAACGCCGTCATCCTCGGGCACAACTACATGGAGCCCGCGCTCTACCACTCGGTGCCCGACTACACCGGCGACTCGCTCCAGCTCTCCGTGGTCGCCTCCAAGACCCCCGCGGACATTATCATCTTCTGCGGCGTGTGGTTCATGGGGGAAACTGCCAAAATCCTGAATCCGGGCAAGACCGTGCTGGTGCCCTCCGACAAGGCAGGCTGCTCGCTGGCCGAGGGGATCACGGCGGAGGACGTGCGTGCGCTGAAGGCGCGCTTCCCCGGCGCGCCCGTGGTCACCTATGTGAACACCTACGCCGATGTGAAGGCGGAGTCGGACTACTGCTGCACCTCGGGCAACGCGGACAAGGTGCTCAAGCACCTGCTGGACCAGGGGCACAAGCGCATCCTGTTCCTGCCCGACCGGTATCTCGCCGCGAATACGGCGGCCCAGATGGGCGTTAACTTCATCAGCGCGGACGCGGACGAGGCGGCCTTTGGGGCGCTTCCTTCCGACGAGCCCGCGGTGGTCGGCTGGACGGTCCAGTGCGAGGTGCACGAGCTGTTCACGCCGGAAGACGTGGACAACGTGCGGCGGCAGTATCCGGACGCGGTCATTCTGGCGCATCCGGAATGCAAGCCGGAGGTGATTCAGAAGGTGGACGTGTCGGGAAGCACGAAGCTGATGGTGGACTATGTGCGGGACGTGGAGAAGCCGCGCTACGCCCTCTTCACCGAGTGCTCCATGGGCGACAACCTGGCGGCCGAGTTTCCGCACCGCGAGATGGTGCGCGCGTGCAGCCTGCGCTGCAAGCACATGAACACCATCACGCTGGAGGACACGCTGCGCAGCCTGGAGAATCTGGAGTATCAGGTCCATTTGGACGAGGAGATCATCCGGCGGGCGCGCACGCCCATTGACCGCATGATCTCCATCCGCTGAAGCGGGAGAGGAACGGACGCGTGCTGTACTTTAGGACATCCCAGTTCGTGCCGGGCAAGGGGGACGCCTGGACCTATTACGAGTGTGACGACAGTCAGAAGGTGCTGCGCCAGTTGACGCACATCCCGGAAACTGCGGAAATCACCCGGGTTCCCGACCCGATTGTGAAACGGCTGTACCGGCCGGAACTGCTGGTTCCGGCTTCCGGAGAGGAGTTTCTCGCCCTGTGGGAAGAACAAAAACCCTAAGCAGATCGCGCGTTTTTGAGAACCCGTACTCGCCGGAGGACACCGGGTGGCTGCGGGGAAACCTCCACACCCACACCACCGTCAGCGATGGGAACCTCAGCCCGCAGGACACCGTCAAGGCCTACACGGACCTGGGATACGACTTTCTCCAGCTGACGGACCATGACATCATCACGGACATCTCGGCCCTGGACGCCTGCGGCATGGCGCTCATCCCCGGCTGCGAGGTGACCGCCGGGGGGCCCCACATCCTCCACATGAACGCCACGGCGCGCGTGAAGCCCGCCGCGGACCGGCAGAAGGTTATAAACGAGATCGCCGCCACGAGCGGCCTGGCCGTCATGAACCACCCCAACTGGGAACCGCATTTCAACCACTGTCCGCAGTCCGTTCTCCAGTCCCTGAAGGGTTACGCCGGCATTGAAATCTACAACGGCGTCACCCGCCGCGTGGAGGGGAACCCCGAGGCCACCGACCGCTGGGACATGCTCCTGAGCAACGACAAGATTGTCTGGGGCTATGCCGGGGACGACAACCACCAGGAGGTGGACCGGGGGGTGGCCTGGGTCATGGTGCAGGGAAGCGACCGGTCCGCCGGGGCCATCGTGGACGCCCTCCGGCGCGGGAGCTTCTACGCGTCCACCGGGGTGGTGATCGAGAGCATCCGCCTGGAGGGGAGGCATGTTCTGGTGGAGGCCCCCAACGCCGAGCTGTTCCATGTGTGCAGCAACTACGGCCGCGTGGTGGCGCGGGTGCCCGGCCCCTCCCTCGATTTCACGCCGCCGTCCTTCTTCCCGGCCACCTACTTCCGCGTGGAGGCCTTCGGCCACGGCGACGCCAAGGCCTGGACCCAGCCCTTCGTCCTTCACGTCCGGTAGCTGGAAACGTTCAGGGGGTCTTCTCCAGGGCGTGCCCCCGGCACAGATACCATCCGACCACCCACAGGTAGCCCGCAACGCACAGGGCGGGAACCACCAGCACGCCCCAGGACGGGTCGTCCACGTTCCACGGGCCGACACCGTAGTCCACCTCCAGCGCGCCGGACTGCCCCTCAGAGAAGAACATGCCGAAGGAAGACCCGAGCACCCCGTGGATAAAGCCCAGGGCAACCAGGTTCCGGTTCCGCTCCTCCATGAACACATAGGACAGGAAGATCCCCAGCAGGAAGGTCACCGCGACCAGGCCGTAGGAGTTGATGTGGATCACGCCGAAGCAGCTCCCCGTGAGCGTGGCCACCAGCAGGCGCCTCCGGTCCACCGCATAGAACCATCCATACAGCGCGCCGAACAGCCCGAACGCCGTCATTAACCCCGCCAGCACGGACACCGGCACCGACTCCGCACCGGAATGCAGCCGGATCGGCAGCCAGGCCAGGGGGCCGAGGATGAGCGCTCCCACAAAGCCAAATTTCAGCGCTTCGGGAAGCCGGGCCGCGGGGCGCCGGTTGCCCGGCGAAACCGAAGGGCCGAACGCCTTGCGCAGCCGGGTGCCAAAGTAGGACGAGAAGAGCAGCTGCTGCACGAACCCCCAGAACACATACCCAAACGCGCCAATGAGGAACGCGCGCAGACTGAACCCCTCGAAGGCCGCCGTTCCCCGCTGGGCAAACGCCGCCAGCAGAATCAGCCCCAGCAGGGGAAGCGCGATCTTCATGGCCGTGGCAAAGGCGGAGCCAAAGTTGTCGTAGCGGATGCCGAACAGCACAATCACCGATGCCAGGACGCTGCCGAACAGAACCACCAGCAGTACCCCCGGAAAAGACTGGTCATAGTTCCGGAGCGGCGTCTTGTCGAAATTCAGAAACTCCGCCACCTCGCCCCAGTTCCGGTAATTCAGCACGTTCAGCCCCATGAAAAGCGCCGCCATGACCCCCAGCAGCACCGCGCGCCGCAGGGGCGGCGCCGCCCGCAACTCCCGGAAAAGCGCCCAGGGATTCCCCAGCCCCCAGCAGGACAGGGTGTCCCCATGCAGGCGGGGACTCACAAACAGCAGGTAGAGCGCCCCCGCCACCAGGCACAGGGTGGAGACGGGGCGCACTCCGGGAATCTCCAGCATCACCCCGAAAGGATAGGCGCAGCCCCACAGTACCAGCAGGATGAACACCATGACGAGCAGGCCCTCAACGAGGTTGAACCGGCGCGA
Proteins encoded in this region:
- a CDS encoding CehA/McbA family metallohydrolase, with amino-acid sequence MGRTKTLSRSRVFENPYSPEDTGWLRGNLHTHTTVSDGNLSPQDTVKAYTDLGYDFLQLTDHDIITDISALDACGMALIPGCEVTAGGPHILHMNATARVKPAADRQKVINEIAATSGLAVMNHPNWEPHFNHCPQSVLQSLKGYAGIEIYNGVTRRVEGNPEATDRWDMLLSNDKIVWGYAGDDNHQEVDRGVAWVMVQGSDRSAGAIVDALRRGSFYASTGVVIESIRLEGRHVLVEAPNAELFHVCSNYGRVVARVPGPSLDFTPPSFFPATYFRVEAFGHGDAKAWTQPFVLHVR
- the nadA gene encoding quinolinate synthase NadA; this translates as MTNPSPAETLEGTLEKMRARLNRVIPDFEIQAKAGIAHKINLLKREKNAVILGHNYMEPALYHSVPDYTGDSLQLSVVASKTPADIIIFCGVWFMGETAKILNPGKTVLVPSDKAGCSLAEGITAEDVRALKARFPGAPVVTYVNTYADVKAESDYCCTSGNADKVLKHLLDQGHKRILFLPDRYLAANTAAQMGVNFISADADEAAFGALPSDEPAVVGWTVQCEVHELFTPEDVDNVRRQYPDAVILAHPECKPEVIQKVDVSGSTKLMVDYVRDVEKPRYALFTECSMGDNLAAEFPHREMVRACSLRCKHMNTITLEDTLRSLENLEYQVHLDEEIIRRARTPIDRMISIR